The window CCGTTGTCCATTCTTCAAAGGATTTTTGGCCATGTAAATGTCGTTCACCTTCCCATGATTCTTGAAAAATCTCCACATATCTGTAACCATCCATGTTGTAGGGAAATTGAAAAACAAAAACGATGTAACCCGTTTGCCGCTTACCCTTGGATTAGTACCGTAGTCGAAACCATTGTATTCCTTTTGCACCGCCACCGTGCTCCCAACGTTGCCGTAACTTGCTCTGAAGGAGTGCTTtctctcacttctctctctctcatgTTTGTTTTTAATATTTGGATACTTTCTTTCATATTCTTTATATGGAACAATTATACTTAGCTACTTTATATTCCTTAAGCATGAAGCTTGATACTAATAAAATATCAAAACATAATACGTCAACATTGTAACTCTAGCAAAAACTATGCAATGAACGGGCTTTGACTAGTTGTATAATATAAGGTAATTGATATTTCCAACAACACTGTATATAGTGAAATGTATTTTTCATTTGATACATAACACGGATAGTCCTTGTAATTTACACAAATTACACGCTGAGTCCCTAAACTAATTTTATTGCGCTGACAATCCTTATGGTTTGCGGTTGTTGTGCGTGTAGTCCCTGACATTGACGATCGCTAAAAAATCGGTCAACTACTAGTTACTTGTCTTACACGTGAGGGTGTTTTGGTATTTTAACCGACATTTCGCCCATCCTCTTACTTGCCTTTTATCTTTTTCCTTCCCCTTATATATTTCCTCCAAAATCATAAGAACTATAACATAAATCTAAAACGTTAAACTCAGAACCCCAATCACATAATCACATCGATTCGAAATATTTACTTCAAAATAATGACAAACCACAAGGACTGTCCAGATAATTATGTCTTTTATTTTTCTAATGTGACTTTTTAACTTAAACAGCTTTTTAAGGTTGTTATTAAAAAATTCGGACATACAAAAATCGTTAATACATTAAAAGTAACCACTCACTTTTTACAAAGAACTATCTACAACTAGCTTCAAATTCTAAGATATGAGAAGGATTATCTACATTTTATCTTTCTCATACTCCACTTTTGTAAAATTGAGTTTTGATTTTTGTTTTGTAACCAgcttaatactccctccgtcctcaAAAAACTGTTCACCTTTCTATTTTTGTTTGTCCCAACATTATTGTCCCTTTCTCTTAAAGATTATTAAATATCATTGAAGTTTCAATTATTTCCCTTTAATTTTAGAAATTCAACtataaatatatcaattaatttatTAGTTACTTTTTATAACTACATGAAGGATAAATTAGACAATTCATTACTACATCTTAAATCTAACAAAAAGTCAAACACTAAGGTTTTTTTATGCATTACATTAATTTCTTATTCATTATGGATGTCATTGGTAAAAACTTATTTGTTATTTAGGAATTGAAAAGTAATTAAATAATGTAAACAACACTACGATACTTAGTTAACAAATCTTTCAATTTAAATCTCTTCTTAATTACGATACCTCGTTAATCAATCAATCAAATCAATTAATCTAAATTAGGGAGTATATAATCGCACTATTCTTACTAGTGGTGAAGATCCAAACCTTTTAGCTACGAGATCCCAAATAAAAATGGGGTGTTCGATATCGGGACTAAACGCCCTATACGACGCCGTTAACGGCGGTGCTGATGTTTGGATCAACGACAACCGGTTCAAGGTCGTCCGTCAGCTCGGTGAAGGTGGTTTCGCCTACGTGTTCCTTGTTAAAGAAGTTATCTCCGATGTCTCCGGTGGTGGTGTGTCTACCAAATTTAAAGATCCATCTCATATCTCCGGTAAATTTCAAACTCCCCCAAATCAATCAAGATTCGATTTTTAGTGGTTCTTTTGGAATTTTAAATAATGGGGTATTGCATTCTTTGATTTTGgtaatgataaaatttgattttttAGAAGAATTTCAGATTTTATAGATGGAACAATTGTTTGGTTTTTGTATGTGTAGAGGATGGAACTTATGCTATGAAAAAAGTGTTGATTCAGAATAATGATCAGTTGGAGTTAGTTAAGGAAGAGATTCGTGTTTCGTCGTTGTTTTGTCATCGGAATTTGTTGCCGTTGCTTGATCATGCTATTATTCCGGTTAAGGTAAGTTCAATTAGTTCTGTTTGTATCCAGGTTTGTGATCATATAAAATGTATCTTACTACTATAAGTGAAAAGCATAATAGTGTTTAATTAGTACTGAATTCTATGATTAAAGATTGTGCAGCCAGATATTCAGTGTTGTTTACAACTTTTTAAAGCTTAGTAACTCTAAGCAACATCAGAACAACGTTTATGTATCGTATGCTGAAAGATTTCATGTTTACCTGTTTAGGGTTATTTCAGAGCTTTAGGCTAAAAATATATGTAAAAGTAATCATTTATATCAAAAGATGTTACCGAGTAGTTGCGTTTTCATTGGCTTGTTGTATTACTCTTTACGATGATTTTTTAAGAACAATAATACCTGATCAGTCGAACATGGACTTTGTaatgcataagatttttgtcttcaCTTTGGTTTTTGAATCTTAATTAAGTGTGATTTTATTATCTTTTAAAATGGAAATTATTTGGTTGACCAGGGCACACCTGAACAGACCTGGACACATGAAGCGTACTTATTGTTTCCTGTACATTTGGATGGGACATTGTTGGACAATGCAAAAACGATGAAATCGAAAAAGGAGTTCTTTTCTACTTCTGATGTTCTTCAAATTTTCAGACAGGTAATGTATATGATCTCTGTGCATCGAGACCTAACACAGTGTCATTTGGTAAATAGAAGTGCACATAACCATACAAACACATACACACAAAGACACATAGGATATAGTCGTGTATATTCGTGTTGATATTTGTACACAAAGTATCCTCTTTAGAAAAATCTGGATTGCAGCTTTGTGCAGGACTTGAGCATTTGCATACTCTCGAGCCTCCATATGCGCATAATGATGTTAAACCAGGAAATGTTCTTCTTACGCATCGTAAAGGACAACCACCTTTGGCGATATTAATGGATTTTGGAAGTGCTCGACCCGCTCGGAGACAAATCCGTTCTCGATCAGAGGCATTGCAACTGCAGGTTGTCATTTTAACTGTATAATTATATAGTTATTAGTTTGTGATTGCCCACTTCATACTACATTGCATTTAATCTTCTATAGCGAGAATTGAAAAATTGTTACTTTTTATAACTTCTAATAGTTGTAGTTATTTCAGCTCAATGGGTACTTGCCTACTTGGTGCTGCCTTTAAATGAAGATGATTGAATTTTGTTTATTGATTTTTCTCTCAAACATCTTCATAATTGTGCATAAAGCTTCCTAAAAATTATATACTATAATTTAAATTTGTTGttgatgttataataataataataatatagatatggatagtcaattttggtgtatacatatagtcaattttggtacacaaagtatgtatttttatattaagattttaggctataaatactcatgaatgcaagcattaaacttgcaccatttctcacacttacaaagtgtttctttctttctctccattatcatctttgttcttacacttcattattagtattctaaatcaagaatcaaaccactaaaggtagttataagcctactgaattataacatcaagaatcaaaccactaaaggtagttataagcctactgaattataacacgttatcagcacgataatcttaatactaaatatggttggctctgccaccaaaatgatatatggtcggttataccaccaaaatgatatatggtcggttataccaccaaaatgatatatggtcggttataccaccagaatgatataggtcggttataccacctgaaaaaatatatggtcgacactgtcgccaaattttcatttatgtttactaatatttatatttttgttatataacatttatttatgattgcttacacatggtcgacactgtcacctacttatcatttatgttatattaaatttatgtttaatgtttatatacttatgaatataaattgactctaatttatcatgatgtttgttttaatttttgataatagaaaatgtcgaatctggaaaagcttaaatttactcctttagaatcaactggaaacaactacatgccatgggttataaaagtaaaaatgcatcttaaatcaatgggcattcttgaaaccataaatgaaaacaacacttgttctgaaaaagaacaagctacggcatgttgctttattcatcaacatattgatgaatgcttacaaaataattatgtgactgtagaagatccccatattttatgggaaggtctcaaaagcagattcaataatcaaagagaaattttacttccagctgcaatggaacaatggagaacattaaggttccaagactttaagaaagtaaatgaatacagctcagctctgtataatacatgttcacaacttaaattctgtggacatgaaattagtgatgcagacatgatggagaaaactttctccacaatgaatgctgcaaacatcacagtgcaaagaaatttgagaatgctaaagttcaaaacatatcctgaacttaattcatatctcttagttgcagagcaaaatgatgagctattaatgaaaaatcagcaatcccgtcctactggtacacttgcaatccctgaagcaaatactgcaaataattataaacagggacaaggacgcgggcaaggtcgtggttataataaccatcaccatcatcatgccaaaagccataactatggtagaaaccatccttatggtaatggtaatgggcgtggacgtggtcgtggtcgtggccgtggtggtcaaagaaatagtaatccacgaaaatataaatatcaaccacaaaacaagcccattaaacaagatgttgaagaaaattcttctaaaaattctgaagaatcttgctacagatgtggtagaatgggtcactgggctaatacttgccgaacatctaaacatcttgttaagatgtatcaggattcgctgaaaggtaaagaaaaggaagtaaattttgtggataatattgatccaacagtcactgagaaaccatctgatttatatgaagatttcttgaatgtttaagttgtgtgtcttttgaaaaataaacgatttaatatcgtctgtctttgtcattatgtttgctaaatgtttcagtactatctatttgcgtttaaaatattgtgtaatattaatgtactcactatttatttcttatatatgaagttcaatatgaattttgctggaatacaacatcaatcaagtggtggagatctctgtatagcagatagtggaactacacacactatacttaaatccgagaaatattttattgatctaaaaccaacggaaggaactatacatacaatatcaggacctgctaacttgataaaagggataggaaaggcaaatttcatactaccaaatggtacaaaatttttaataaatgatgccttattttctcccaagtcaagcagaaatttattgagtttctccgacatataccttaacgggtatgattatcagtcagtgacaacagaaaatgagaaatatttaagtatcactgacaagagtcatgtggttgaaaaactgccaagacttagttctggattacattatacacatataaatgtaccagaaatacatatggtagttaacgaaaaatatattgatcctggtgtattaagtttatggcataacagattaggccatccaggatcaacaatgatgaaaaggattattgaatgtactcatggacatccactaaaggatagaaaaatccatcatgatacaatggttccatgtacatcttgctctcttggaaaattgataactagaccctcaccacttaaggttgagaaagaatcaccaatgtttcttgaaagaattcaaggtgatatatgtggaccaattcatccaccatgtggaccatttagatatttcatggttctaatagacgcatctagcagatggtctcatgtttgtctgttatcaagccgtaatgtggcatttgcaaaatttcttgcccaaattattaaattgagagctcattttcctgattacaccattaaaagggtgagacttgataatgctggtgaatttacatctcaagcatttaatgactattgcatgtctataggaattgttgttgaacattctgttgctcatgtgcatacacaaaatggtttagccgagtcattgattaaacgtttacagttaatcgctagaccattgataatgagaacaaaactccctgtatctatatggggtcatgcaattttacatgctgctgcattgattcgcatcagaccaagtgcaagtcataaatattcccccctacaacttgcttttggtcaagagccaaatatttcccatcttagaacatttggttgtgcagtgtatgttccaattgtgacaccacaacgtacaaaaatgggtcctcaaaggaggttgggaatatatgttggatatgaaacatcttcaatattaaggtatattgaacctatgacaggtgacgtttttacagcacgttttgctgattgtcattttaatgaaacattgttccctagattagggggagaaatgaaaaataaagaaaatgatgtttcatggtgtgaacctcaattaaagtatcttgatcctcgcacaaaagaatgcgagacagaagttcaaaagataatgcatatacaagaacttgcaaatcaattgcctgatgcatttacagatacaaaaacggtgacaaaatcatatataccagcagtaaatactccagctcgaattgaaattccaaaagctggcaataacgtcactcatgaatctttgccacgtcagaaacgtggaagaccaatcggttcaaaggataaaaatcctcgaaaaagaaaatcagctgataatgaagtaaaagaaagtgttcaagaagaaccacaaatcagtactcctactgcagaggagattgatgatgtcaatacagaaattgcaatcaattatgcatattcaaaaatattatggaaccgaaatgaaatgaaaaatcttgatgagaaattttcatttaatgttgcatatgacatcatgaataatgatgatgatccagaaccaacatctatggttgaatgtcaaaatagacatgattgggctcaatggaaagaagcaatacgagctgaattagaatcactcaataaaagaaaagttttcggatccatcattctcactcctaaagatgtgaaacctgtaggatacagatggatttttgtccgaaaaagaaatgagaaaaatgaagttacaaggtataaagctagacttgtagctcaaggtttttctcaaagaccgggaattgattatgaagaaacttattctcctgttatggatgcaattacctttaggtacttaatcagtctggcagtttctaaaaatttagaaatgcatctcatggatgttgtgactgcttatctatatggatcacttgatagtgatatatatatgaagatacctgaaggatttaaggtaccagaagcatcaaatgcaaaacccaaagaaatgtattcgattaaattacaaagatctttatatgggttaaaacaatcgggacgtatgtggtataaccgattaagtgattacttgataagcaaagggtatacaaataatcttacttgcccttgtgttttcattaagaaaacaacatccggatatgtgatcatagctgtttatgttgatgatcttaacatcataggtacaaataaagagatccatgaagccattcaacttctaaagaaagaatttgaaatgaaagatctcggaaaaaccaagtattgccttggtttacaaattgagcatatgcctaatggtttacttgtacatcaaacaacatatactgaaaagattttgaaacgtttcaatatggacaaggcaaaaccattaagtactcctatggttgttagatcactcaatgttgaagctgatccatttcgtccatgtgaagatcaagaagacattcttggaccagaagtaccatatcttagtgcaattggagctcttatgtatcttacaaattgtacaagacctgacatttcttttgcagttaatttgttggcaaggttcagctctgctcctaccaaaagacactggaatgggatcaaacacatatttcgataccttcgaggaactactgatttaggattattttattctaacgaatcaaaacaagatttggttggttatgcagatgcaggttatttatctgatccacataaagctaaatctcaaactggatatgtattcctaaatggaggtactgcaatatcatggcgttctcaaaaacaaacacttgttgctacatcgtcaaatcatgccgaagtgattgcattacatgaagctactcgagaatgtttttggttgagatcaatgacacaactcattactgattcttgtggactagaacgcgataaaagtccaacaactatctatgaagataatgcagcttgcatagcacagatgaaagaagggtatatcaaaagtgaccgaacaaaacacataccacctagattcttctcatacactcaaaatctcattaaggacaaccagattgaaatgagatatgtgcaatctagcaaaaactctgctgatcttttcacgaaagcacttccaactgctattttcagaacacacgttcataacattggcatgagacatgttcaaaagatgtaacagctgaagcgatgtctacttgagggggagtcaactccatgctgcactctttttcccttagctaaagttttttcccactgggttttctttagcaaggtttttaacgagacagtaatttatagttgatcttcaacaaaataaaattgctatccaagggggagtgttataataataataataatatagatatggatagtcaattttggtgtatacatatagtcaattttggtacacaaagtat of the Rutidosis leptorrhynchoides isolate AG116_Rl617_1_P2 chromosome 5, CSIRO_AGI_Rlap_v1, whole genome shotgun sequence genome contains:
- the LOC139847518 gene encoding uncharacterized protein, encoding MGCSISGLNALYDAVNGGADVWINDNRFKVVRQLGEGGFAYVFLVKEVISDVSGGGVSTKFKDPSHISEDGTYAMKKVLIQNNDQLELVKEEIRVSSLFCHRNLLPLLDHAIIPVKGTPEQTWTHEAYLLFPVHLDGTLLDNAKTMKSKKEFFSTSDVLQIFRQLCAGLEHLHTLEPPYAHNDVKPGNVLLTHRKGQPPLAILMDFGSARPARRQIRSRSEALQLQEWASEHVSAPFRAPELWDCPSHADIDERTDIWSLGCTLFAIMYGVSPFEYALGESGGSLQLAIINGHIKWPAGPKPPYPEALHQFVSWMLQPQATVRPRIDDIIIHVDKLISKFSL